The Deinococcus humi genome has a segment encoding these proteins:
- a CDS encoding M28 family metallopeptidase: MKLLLWPALLALTLPGSGLAATVEDHAKAVLAFGPRVAGSAANGQARSYLEEQFRALGYQTRREAFSYPRFDDLGSDVRVGEQVLGGNALQDSAGGEVTAPAVRVPGVGTSADFARVDVRGRVAVVQRGQIPFIDKARAALAAGAVGVIIVNNSAGDLRGTLGQALNLPVLGVSTTVGAALKDNQPVTLRVRVRQGEVQAVNLIAFKAGVDRPEVLFGAHLDSVQGAPGANDNLSGSLAVLEIARQAANTSLSARSFFVLFDGEEDGLLGSRAFVKDNPSVTGGLKAMLNLDMVGVNVMPLSISGEAPLVEAARRAGVEASVGTPGSSDQVPFRQAGVPTLFFHRGLDANYHQPGDTLLDSELVRQAATAAFTITNGVLSAVPAN, from the coding sequence ATGAAACTTCTGCTGTGGCCCGCGCTGCTGGCGCTGACCCTCCCCGGTTCCGGCCTTGCCGCCACCGTCGAGGACCACGCCAAGGCTGTTCTGGCCTTCGGTCCCCGCGTGGCGGGCAGCGCAGCCAATGGGCAGGCCCGCAGCTACCTGGAAGAGCAGTTCCGAGCGCTGGGTTACCAGACACGGCGCGAGGCTTTCTCCTATCCGCGTTTCGACGATCTGGGTTCGGACGTGCGCGTGGGAGAACAGGTCCTGGGAGGCAACGCCCTGCAAGACTCCGCCGGGGGCGAGGTCACAGCTCCAGCGGTGCGCGTGCCGGGGGTGGGCACCTCTGCCGACTTCGCGCGCGTGGACGTGCGTGGGCGAGTGGCGGTGGTGCAGCGCGGGCAGATTCCCTTTATCGACAAGGCCCGCGCAGCGCTGGCGGCGGGTGCAGTGGGCGTCATTATCGTCAACAACAGCGCCGGGGACCTCCGGGGCACGCTGGGGCAAGCTCTGAACCTGCCTGTACTGGGCGTATCAACCACGGTGGGCGCGGCCCTGAAGGACAATCAACCGGTGACCCTGCGCGTCCGCGTGCGCCAGGGCGAGGTTCAGGCCGTCAACCTGATCGCCTTCAAGGCAGGGGTGGACAGGCCAGAAGTGCTGTTCGGCGCGCATCTGGATTCGGTGCAGGGTGCGCCGGGGGCCAACGATAACCTGTCGGGCAGTCTGGCCGTGCTGGAAATTGCGCGGCAGGCGGCCAACACGTCGCTCTCGGCCCGCAGTTTCTTTGTGCTGTTCGACGGCGAGGAGGACGGCCTGCTGGGTTCGCGCGCTTTTGTGAAGGATAATCCCAGCGTTACCGGGGGGCTGAAGGCCATGCTGAATCTGGACATGGTGGGCGTGAACGTCATGCCCCTGAGCATCAGCGGTGAGGCTCCGCTGGTGGAGGCGGCGCGGCGCGCAGGGGTGGAGGCCAGCGTGGGCACCCCTGGCAGCAGCGATCAGGTGCCGTTCCGGCAAGCCGGAGTGCCCACCCTGTTCTTCCACCGGGGCCTGGACGCCAACTACCACCAGCCCGGCGACACGCTGCTGGACTCGGAGCTGGTGAGGCAAGCGGCAACGGCGGCCTTCACCATTACCAATGGGGTGTTGAGCGCCGTTCCGGCGAACTGA